A single Lolium perenne isolate Kyuss_39 chromosome 6, Kyuss_2.0, whole genome shotgun sequence DNA region contains:
- the LOC127308048 gene encoding 4-coumarate--CoA ligase 3 has protein sequence MGSVPEESVVAVAPAETVFRSKLPDIEINNEQTLQSYCFEKMAEVASRPCIIDGQTGASYTYTEVDSLTRRAAAGLRRMGVGKGDVVMNLLRNCPEFAFSFLGAARLGAATTTANPFYTPHEIHRQAEAAGAKLIVTEACAVEKVLEFAAGKGLPVVTVDGKRDGCVDFAELIAGEELPEADEAGILPDDVVALPYSSGTTGLPKGVMLTHRSLVTSVAQLVDGENPNVCFNKDDALLCLLPLFHIYSLHTVLLAGLRVGAAIVIMRKFDVGALVDLVRAHRITIAPFVPPIVVEIAKSDRVGADDLASIRMVLSGAAPMGKDLQDAFMAKIPNAVLGQGYGMTEAGPVLAMCLAFAKEPFKVKSGSCGTVVRNAELKVVDPDTGASLGRNQPGEICVRGKQIMIGYLNDPESTKNTIDKDGWLHTGDIGLVDDDDEIFIVDRLKEIIKYKGFQVAPAELEALLLTNPEVKDAAVVGVKDDLCGEVPVAFIKRIEGSEITENEIKQFVSKEVVFYKRINKVYFTDSIPKNPSGKILRKDLRARLAAGIPTEVAAPRS, from the exons ATGGGTTCCGTGCCGGAGGAGTCAGTGGTGGCGGTGGCACCGGCGGAGACGGTGTTCCGGTCGAAGCTCCCCGACATCGAGATCAACAACGAGCAGACGCTGCAGAGCTACTGCTTCGAGAAGATGGCCGAGGTCGCGTCCCGCCCCTGCATCATCGACGGCCAGACGGGCGCCTCCTATACCTACACGGAGGTCGACTCCCTGACCCGTCGCGCCGCGGCGGGGCTGCGCCGCATGGGCGTGGGGAAGGGCGACGTGGTGATGAACCTGCTGCGCAACTGCCCGGAGTTCGCCTTCTCCTTCctgggcgcggccaggctgggcgccgccaccaccaccgccaaccCGTTCTACACCCCGCACGAGATCCACCgccaggcggaggcggcgggcgccAAGCTGATCGTCACCGAGGCCTGCGCCGTGGAGAAGGTGCTGGAGTTCGCGGCCGGGAAGGGACTGCCCGTGGTCACCGTCGACGGGAAGCGCGACGGGTGCGTGGACTTCGCGGAGCTGATCGCCGGCGAGGAGCTGCCCGAGGCGGACGAGGCCGGGATCCTCCCCGACGACGTGGTGGCGCTGCCCTACTCCTCCGGCACCACCGGGCTCCCCAAGGGCGTCATGCTCACCCACCGCAGCCTCGTCACCAGCGTCGCCCAGCTG GTCGACGGTGAGAACCCGAACGTGTGCTTCAACAAGGACGACGCGCTGCTGTGCCTGCTGCCGCTGTTCCACATCTACTCGCTGCACACGGTGCTGCTGGCGGGGCTCCGCGTCGGCGCCGCCATCGTCATCATGCGCAAGTTCGACGTCGGCGCGCTGGTGGACCTCGTCCGCGCGCACCGCATCACCATCGCGCCATTCGTGCCGCCCATCGTCGTGGAGATCGCCAAGAGCGACCGCGTCGGCGCCGACGACCTCGCATCCATCCGCATGGTGCTCTCCGGCGCGGCCCCCATGGGCAAGGACCTCCAGGACGCCTTCATGGCCAAGATCCCCAACGCCGTGCTCGGACAG GGGTACGGGATGACCGAGGCTGGGCCGGTGCTGGCCATGTGCCTGGCCTTCGCCAAGGAGCCCTTCAAGGTCAAGTCCGGGTCGTGCGGCACCGTGGTGCGCAACGCCGAGCTCAAGGTCGTCGACCCCGACACCGGCGCATCCCTCGGCCGGAACCAGCCCGGCGAGATCTGCGTCCGCGGGAAGCAGATCATGATAG GTTACCTGAACGACCCAGAGTCTACCAAGAACACCATCGACAAGGACGGCTGGCTGCACACCGGAGATATCGGCTTggtggacgacgacgacgagatcttcatcgtcgacaggctcaaggagatcatcaagtacaagggcTTCCAGGTGGCGCCGGCGGAGCTCGAGGCCCTCCTCCTCACGAACCCGGAGGTCAAGGACGCCGCCGTCGTAGG GGTGAAGGATGATCTCTGCGGCGAAGTCCCGGTCGCCTTCATTAAGAGGATCGAAGGATCTGAGATCACCGAGAACGAGATCAAGCAATTCGTCTCAAAGGAG GTTGTTTTCTACAAGAGGATCAACAAGGTCTACTTCACCGACTCCATTCCCAAGAACCCTTCCGGCAAGATCCTAAGGAAGGACTTGAGAGCCAGGCTCGCCGCTGGCATCCCCACCGAAGTTGCCGCGCCGAGAAGCTAA
- the LOC127308049 gene encoding CASP-like protein 2C4, with translation MAPALARLQAAATSARAETVLRGACAATSASAALLLGLSAQTKTVLFVRKKAVPRDVEALWVLIVAAAVAAGYHAARLVMRLYSGSRFAGAGNDGGQSRSKAVAWISFLLDKGCAYVVFASSVAALQACFVALIGVEPLQWSKLCNIYTRFCVQGAFGMVCGIAAAVAMAVLSAFSARDLFRLYSPLGRRAQAQHQLLGPVTSSSTTELLKA, from the exons ATGGCACCGGCGCTGGCGAGGCTGCAGGCGGCGGCGACATCGGCGAGGGCGGAGACCGTCCTGCGCGGCGCGTGCGCGGCGACGTCGGCGTCGGCGGCGCTGCTGCTGGGGCTGAGCGCGCAGACCAAGACGGTGCTGTTCGTCCGGAAGAAGGCCGTGCCCAGGGACGTGGAGGCGCTCTGGGTGctcatcgtcgccgccgccgtcgccgcgggGTACCACGCCGCCCGGCTCGTCATGCGCCTCTACTCCGGCAGCCGCTTCGCCGGCGCCGGCAACGACGGCGGCCAGAGCCGCAGCAAGGCCGTCGCGTGGATCTCGTTCCTCCTCGACAAG GGCTGCGCGTACGTGGTGTTCGCGAGCAGCGTGGCGGCGCTGCAGGCGTGCTTCGTGGCTCTCATCGGCGTGGAGCCGCTGCAGTGGAGCAAGCTCTGCAACATCTACACGCGCTTCTGCGTGCAGGGCGCCTTCGGCATGGTCTGCGgcatcgccgccgccgtcgccatggCCGTCCTCTCCGCCTTCTCCGCGCGTGACCTCTTCCGCCTCTACTCGCCGCTCGGCCGCCGCGCGCAGGCGCAGCACCAGCTGCTGGGACCGGTCACGTCGTCGTCGACCACAGAACTGCTTAAAGCATGA
- the LOC127308050 gene encoding calmodulin-binding protein 60 B produces MKEKRGLEAPAAAGDGGPDAKRPRPPALASVIVEALKVDSLQRLCSSLEPILRRVVSEEVERALGKLGSAAITGRSSPKRIEGPGGSNLQLQFRTRLSLPLFTGGKVEGEQGAAIHVVLLDTGTGRVVSSGPESSAKLDIVVLEGDFNNEDEEGWTGEEFDSHVVKEREGKRPIITGDIQVTLKEGVGTIGEFTFTDNSSWIRSRKFRLGLKIASGFCEGVRIREAKTEAFMVKDHRGELYKKHYPPALKDEVWRLEKIGKDGSFHKRLNKSGILTVEEFLRLVVRDPQKLRTILGSGMSNKMWDALVEHAKTCVLSGKYYIYYSDENRTAGAIFNDLYAFCGLISGEQFYSSETLDDSQKLFADALVKKAYDNWMYVIEYDGKALVNPKSKKRVASISQAEAHAPPAPYVQRISSTSMSGPSSAGTAGSIGYDGSQSATQFSQLQSTPANVPAPYDDTFSFLPPSMLMGSVNQGAASDAMGLELGQLQQVISQGQSIQPANMGYDDWHRTRDNQYADDFTEDIRMKSHQMLEGEDMQQLLRVFNMGGASNGLADETFAFQSYMPSPLPTIGFDGEPSRPSGKAVVGWLKIKAAMRWGIFVRKKAAERRAQLVELEDESIP; encoded by the exons ATGAAGGAGAAGCGCGGGCTCGAAGCACCCGCCGCCGCAGGCGACGGAGGCCCTGACGCTAAGCGGCCGCGGCCCCCGGCTCTGGCTAG TGTTATTGTTGAAGCACTAAAGGTGGATAGTCTGCAGAGGCTTTGCTCATCACTCGAACCAATTCTCCGTAGAGTG GTTAGTGAAGAAGTGGAGCGTGCCTTGGGAAAACTTGGTTCTGCTGCAATCACTGGGAG GTCTTCTCCAAAGCGAATTGAAGGTCCTGGTGGAAGTAATCTGCAACTCCAGTTCAGGACAAGACTGTCCCTTCCCCTTTTTACCGGAGGAAAAGTTGAAGGGGAGCAGGGTGCCGCAATTCATGTTGTTTTGCTCGATACTGGCACTGGCCGTGTTGTATCTTCTGGACCAGAGTCGTCTGCCAAGCTTGATATTGTTGTTCTAGAAGGTGATTTCAACAATGAAGACGAGGAAGGCTGGACAGGAGAAGAATTCGACAGCCATGTAGTGAAGGAGCGTGAGGGAAAACGACCTATTATAACTGGCGATATACAAGTCACATTGAAAGAAGGTGTTGGCACAATTGGGGAGTTCACGTTCACGGATAACTCTAGCTGGATAAGGAGTAGGAAATTCAGACTTGGTTTGAAAATTGCCTCAGGATTTTGTGAAGGTGTTCGCATCCGTGAGGCAAAAACTGAAGCTTTCATGGTTAAGGACCATAGAGGAGAAT TGTACAAGAAGCACTATCCACCTGCATTGAAGGATGAGGTCTGGAGATTGGAGAAAATAGGGAAGGATGGGTCGTTCCATAAGAGGCTGAACAAATCTGGAATTTTAACAGTTGAAGAATTCCTTAGGCTTGTTGTTCGGGACCCACAAAAGTTGCGCACT ATCCTCGGAAGTGGTATGTCCAACAAGATGTGGGATGCCCTCGTTGAACATGCAAAAACTTGTGTCCTAAGTGGAAAATATTACATATATTACTCTGATGAGAACAGAACCGCTGGTGCTATTTTCAATGACTTATATGCATTCTGTGGGTTGATTTCCGGCGAGCAATTCTATTCATCTGAGACCCTTGATGATAGCCAAAAG CTCTTTGCTGATGCATTGGTGAAGAAAGCATATGACAATTGGATGTATGTCATTGAATATGATGGTAAAGCTCTTGTGAATCCTAAATCGAAGAAAAGGGTTGCATCAATTAGTCAAGCTGAGGCGCACGCTCCTCCTGCTCCATATGTGCAGCGCATTTCTTCAACGAGTATGTCAGGCCCATCATCAGCAG GCACAGCTGGTTCTATAGGATATGATGGCAGCCAGTCAGCAACACAGTTTTCTCAGCTTCAAAGTACACCTGCCAATGTTCCCGCACCATATGATGACACCTTTTCATTTTTGCCACCTAGCATGTTGATGGGGTCTGTCAATCAAGGAGCTGCCAGCGACGCCATGGGTCTGGAACTGGGCCAGTTGCAACAAGTAATTTCTCAAGGCCAGTCAATTCAGCCAGCAAACATGGGCTACGATGATTGGCATCGAACCCGTGATAACCAGTATGCTGATGACTTCACCGAGGACATCCGCATGAAAAGCCACCAGATGCTGGAGGGTGAAGACATGCAGCAGCTGCTCAGGGTCTTCAATATGGGTGGAGCTTCTAATGGTTTGGCTGATGAAACGTTTGCCTTCCAGTCTTACATGCCATCCCCATTGCCAACCATAGGTTTCGATGGTGAGCCCAGCCGTCCATCTGGCAAGGCCGTTGTTGGGTGGCTCAAGATAAAGGCTGCTATGAGATGGGGAATCTTTGTCAGGAAGAAAGCTGCAGAGAGAAGGGCACAGCTTGTTGAGCTGGAGGATGAAAGCATACCTTAG